From Litoribacterium kuwaitense, the proteins below share one genomic window:
- a CDS encoding ArsR/SmtB family transcription factor, which produces MDIVTTGIKRKREKYAVEIKSSLLWECALGIAAMTNEALVDTLDLSKQNRDLIMKSLSKDMKEELEYVRKFNTWKTLLQILHQKDLEEIASFEKYVQSLSSTELKSIAIPYLGKAQEEVKNALLKESEEALRQLQYITREHSFLPDYLEYISQVSTEELKTHLLTVMSGWFDCVIYPQKEKLEEILSRDKALKEKMLHRLEPDQFVEWATDGVKYPPEPSVHKVLLVPHYIYRPWNVEADLEGVKVFYYAVANESISGESRFVPNKLLVQRFKALGDETRLKILKMIKEKNLSLQELTIELELGKTTVHHHLKILKSARLVSQSSSEYTIDHQAIEHLPAELKLYLEDQ; this is translated from the coding sequence GCTCTCTTTTGTGGGAATGTGCACTAGGGATAGCAGCCATGACAAACGAAGCATTGGTTGATACATTGGATCTTTCTAAGCAAAATAGAGACTTGATCATGAAAAGCTTATCAAAGGATATGAAAGAGGAACTTGAATACGTCCGAAAATTCAATACATGGAAGACCCTTCTCCAAATCTTGCATCAAAAAGACCTAGAAGAAATCGCTTCTTTTGAAAAATATGTCCAGAGTTTATCATCCACGGAGTTAAAAAGCATCGCAATTCCGTACCTCGGTAAAGCACAAGAAGAAGTAAAGAATGCGCTATTAAAAGAGTCAGAAGAAGCCCTTAGACAATTACAATACATCACGAGAGAACATTCTTTTCTGCCAGACTACCTTGAATATATCAGTCAAGTATCCACTGAGGAATTGAAAACTCATCTGCTCACGGTGATGTCGGGATGGTTTGATTGTGTAATCTATCCTCAAAAAGAAAAACTGGAAGAGATTCTTTCAAGAGATAAAGCTTTGAAAGAAAAAATGCTTCATCGTTTAGAGCCGGATCAGTTTGTAGAATGGGCAACAGATGGCGTGAAATATCCTCCTGAGCCAAGTGTACATAAGGTTTTACTCGTTCCACATTACATTTATCGCCCATGGAATGTCGAAGCGGATTTGGAGGGCGTAAAAGTTTTTTATTATGCAGTGGCGAATGAAAGTATTTCAGGGGAAAGTCGATTTGTCCCTAATAAGCTCTTAGTACAAAGATTTAAAGCATTAGGGGATGAGACACGTCTGAAAATCTTGAAAATGATTAAAGAGAAGAATCTATCACTACAAGAGTTAACCATTGAATTAGAATTAGGTAAAACAACGGTTCATCATCATTTAAAGATATTAAAATCTGCCAGGCTAGTCTCGCAAAGTTCTAGTGAATATACGATAGATCATCAAGCGATTGAGCATTTACCAGCGGAACTCAAACTTTATTTGGAAGATCAATAA